The genomic stretch ACCCCATTTATATCTAAcataaaagcataaaataaatgattaaGTATAACTTACTTTCATCTCGAAGCAAGTTTCAACATTCTTTCGTCTCAACTCCTTACATAATTGAAAGATTTCACCGTGTTCTAGTTTGGTTGTATATTAAAGCAAAAGAAAATTATATTTAGTTATTATCTATGATATAAATAATACAATATAAGCTTGGTATGTCATGTAACCAAAATGGGAATCAATATGTGAGCAATTTTTTCAATGTACTTAATAAATACCTGCGGGTGCGATAAAAGAATTTGTTTGTAGACTACATTTTTTGTGTAGTCACCATCTTCTCCTTTCAATTTTCCTTCCCTGGTTAAAACTCTTGTTGTAGTATGTGAAACACCCCTGGATAAAGCCACATATAACTGTCCATGACTAAAAACATATCGTGGAAGATATATTCCAACATTTGGAATGGTTTGTCCTTGTGATTTATTTATTGTAATTGCAAAACTTAGTCGCACAGGAAACTGCTTTCTACTAAGGACAAAATGCAGTCCATCACTTGCagatgtttttattttaattctagACAAAAAAGCACGTTTTCCTGCGTTGCTTCCTGTTAAGATTTCCACATCCAACATATTCATAAATAAACCACGACATAATAACCGGGTGCCATTACACAATCCATATCTAGGATCTAGATTTCGTAACAACATCCATGGTGCACCCTTTTTTTATCTTTAGAATATGTGGTGGCAAACTACCTTGTGCAATTGATTTTAAGAATTCTTGCTGGTATAAATTATGATTATCTCCTTCAACCCCGTCAAACAATAACAAATCATGTTCTTCTCTTGGAAACTGATCGATAAACATATCACTCAATTTCTGGACATCATCATTTGTTGGTGTCAAAATAGCTCTTTGTACCATATATGGGGCATCCCAACCATGCAATTCTAAATTAGGAAAAATATGTTGGATAAGTACTTGTATGGAATGTTCACCTTCCCATGGGATTGCAATATGTAAAGGTAACCTCACCATGTCATCTGGTTTGGTAGGTTTAACACCATCACCAATACGAATAAGAAATTCTGCAAACTCTTGATCATGCAATATGGTTAGAATTATGTTGAAGGgaaagcatctacccaaagaattatagggagaagctgtgtcgactgcgacatatatcctgaataGATGTACGATGAAGAAGATAAAAGGAATCACGtcagaagaatgttggtctggtgtcaagcctatCTTGAGTCATCGGAAGGTGTTTGGATatatagcacatagacatgtgccagatcagctgagaagaaaacttgatgataagtcgagttagatgatcctgataggatatcatttgactggaggatacaagttgtttgacccaatgaataagcaagtggtgatcaaTAGAGAcgtgatcatatatgagcttaaggAGTAAGATTGGAATGAGAAtatcaagaaagattcagtgagaatcttttgtgatgaaccagctagtgaagtcgaaagagaagttcgacaggaagaagtcagaggtgaagcagaCCCAAGCAGACCTTAAAGAACAAGACAtatgcctgcaaggttgcaagaatgtgtgattacatcatatgatgtggtcaatgaagaaggtgagctggtacactatGATTTCTACACAGATGTCGAACCAGTCAATGTAGCTGAGGCATTCAAAAAATTCGAAATGGATGAAAGTAATGAACaaagagctgaagtcaatcgaagtcaacaagacttggtcacttgtcgaattgccccaagacaagaaggaaatcgatgtgaaatgggtatacaaggtgaagttgaatcccaaaggagaagtaaCTTGACACAAGGagagacttgtggcgaaaggatttcttcagaaagaaggaatcaacttcgatgaagtttttacacctgttgctaggatcgaaataatcaggttggttgttggtctaacaaacatgaacaactggaagatgtgccagatggatgtgaaatatgcattcctgAATGGCCCATTAGAATAAGAAGTTTATATTGAACAACCAACTGGGTTTGTGAAATAAGGCAAAGAAAGAAAAGTGTGCAGGCTGCATAAAGCCttgtacggacttaaacaagctccaagagcttggaacaagaagatagatggatttataagggagaaggaatttgtaaagtgcaaatctgaacacggagtatatgtaagaagaaggaagagtgaattacttataatatgtctctatgtcgatgacttgttgataacaggtagttgcaagaaggagattgaagacttcaaaggtgatctcaacaaaGAATTCAAAATGTtagatctgggtgacatttcatatttccttggcacCGAATTCTtcaagagtggtagaggtttgatgatgcatcaaagaaggtatgcagaCGAAATACacaagagatttgagatgcaagattgcaacccaacttcgactccagaTGAGCCCGGATTACAattgtcgaaagattcagatgaagatgatgtcgacccaacccaatatagaagacttattgggtcactttgatacctttgtcatacaaggcctgacttagcatacagtatgggtatggtgagtagattcatgcagaagccaaaggtgtcacatctagcagcggcgaagaggatactaagatatctgaaaggaactctcgactatggcattttgtttcctgcagccGATGAAGGAAAAGATtgcaaactagtgggatacactgactcaagttggtgtagtgatgtcGAGGATCGAAAATCCATAATTGACTATGGGTTTATTCTAGGTGGTGAACCATTTGCTTGGAGTTAGAGAAAGGAtccagtagtggcattatcgtcatGCGAAGCAGAATACGTAACTACTTCgctttgtgcatgtcaagcaacatagatggtgaatctggtcgaagagataacatcgaagagtcatggagcaattaccacgaggatcgacaacatgtcaactatcaatctggcgaagaatccgatagcacatggtcgaagcaagcacatcgaaatgaggttccattatattcgagagcaggtagcaaataggaagatgaatgtggaacactacaaaactgagaatcagattgtaGACATCATGATGAAGGGAGTGCAAGTTGAAGTattcagaagactaagagctatgataaatgtagatagcttagacacaatgaattaggtggtgtgttgaattataattccttaTGTTGAAGCATGTTGCTCGATAGAAGCAAGGAAATGTCGAACCACCTAGcgttgagttgtgttagtgtgtctaagtgtcgaagcatgttgcttcataCAAGATTTCGATTTAGGCATATTTTAATAGTGTTAGCTATTTTAggcttttataattttgggctttggcttgaggtccaagttaacctaaatatataaatagagggagtaacccttattcttgtaatgaagtgaatagagtattcataacattgtaattcatagtattttgcagttgcaaagtgaataagaagtttttaaTAGTTTGTGGGCAGtgagaaactctgcagaattttaattcttcttctccttcatcattctttactttctttctttctccattgttcttctc from Lathyrus oleraceus cultivar Zhongwan6 chromosome 7, CAAS_Psat_ZW6_1.0, whole genome shotgun sequence encodes the following:
- the LOC127104358 gene encoding ATP-dependent DNA helicase PIF1-like gives rise to the protein MVQRAILTPTNDDVQKLSDMFIDQFPREEHDLLLFDGVEGDNHNLYQQEFLKSIAQGSLPPHILKIKKGNMLDVEILTGSNAGKRAFLSRIKIKTSASDGLHFVLSRKQFPVRLSFAITINKSQGQTIPNVGIYLPRYVFSHGQLYVALSRGVSHTTTRVLTREGKLKGEDGDYTKNVVYKQILLSHPQITDFEDKWNTWKDEQSISSIGKLDNKFFKSQERIDKGMYEELIRIFIR